One window from the genome of Sesamum indicum cultivar Zhongzhi No. 13 linkage group LG15, S_indicum_v1.0, whole genome shotgun sequence encodes:
- the LOC105177129 gene encoding phosphoglucan phosphatase LSF1, chloroplastic isoform X1 has translation MCSLQFSNCRGFNQSAFPSSFSSIEKKLRKSRVVIHSSFWGGCLDLNDGNAKEMKQRSSGGNSRVYAMSSTEFKMNLNEYMVTLDKPLGIRFALSLDGKVFVHALQKGGNAEKSRIIMVGDTLKKASESSGARLIEIKDFGDTESLTKEKSGSCSLVLERPFSPFPIHQLYLMNDLDILFNRGRVPITTWNKNICASNLRASSESSGNSGFAVFSPKFLTSQGWKYLNDQNMNNQPQTVKNTPALPFSPLVAIFTEEVSEDAEWAHGSFPLEEYVKALERSKGELYYNHSLGMRYSKITEQIYVGSCIQTEEDVETLSTTAGVTAVLNFQSTVEAANWGIDSNLINESCQKFNILMINYPIRDADSFDMRKKLPFCVGLLLRLLKKNYRVYVTCTNGFDRSPACVIAYLHWMTDTSLHAAYNFVTGLHSCRPDRPAIAWATWDLIAMVESGRHDGPSTHAVTFVWNGHEGEDVCLVGDFTGNWKEPIKAVHKGGPRYEVEVRLPQGKYYYKYITNGDWRHSTASPIERDDRGNINNVIVIGDTASVKPSVQQQKKDANIVKVIERPLTENERFMLAKAARCVAFSVCPIRLAPK, from the exons ATGTGCTCTCTGCAGTTCTCGAATTGCAGAGGCTTTAACCAGTCAGCATTCCCTTCCAGCTTCTCTTCGATCGAGAAGAAGCTGCGGAAGAGCAGAGTTGTGATTCATTCCTCCTTTTGGGGCGGATGCTTGGATTTAAACGATGGGAACGCGAAAGAGATGAAGCAGCGGTCAAGTGGAGGGAATTCTAGGGTTTATGCCATGTCCTCCACCGAATtcaagatgaatttgaatgaGTATATGGTGACGCTGGATAAACCACTCGGCATCCGTTTCGCTCTCTCGCTTGATGGAAAAGTTTTCGTGCATGCGCTTCAGAAAGGG GGTAATGCTGAGAAATCCAGAATAATTATGGTGGGTGATACTTTGAAGAAGGCGAGTGAATCATCTGGTGCGAGGCTTATTGAGATTAAGGACTTCGGTGATACAGA GAGTCTTACAAAAGAGAAATCGGGTTCTTGCAGCCTTGTACTTGAGAGACCCTTCTCCCCTTTTCCCATCCATCAACTCTATCTTATGAATGatcttgatattttatttaatcgagGTCGTGTTCCTATTACCACttggaacaaaaatatttgtgcatCAAATTTGCGGGCATCCAGTGAGAGCAGTGGAAACTCTGGGTTTGCTGTATTTTCCCCAAAGTTTTTAACTTCCCAAGGGTGGAAGTATTTGAATGATCAGAACATGAACAACCAACCACAAACAGTTAAGAACACCCCTGCTCTACCATTTAGTCCTCTCGTAGCCATTTTCACAGAGGAAGTGTCTGAAGATGCTGAATGGGCACATGGGAGCTTCCCACTGGAAGAGTATGTGAAGGCATTGGAGCGTTCAAAGGGGGAGCTCTATTATAATCATTCTCTTGGTATGCGCTATAGTAAG ATCACGGAGCAAATTTATGTTGGGTCATGTATTCAAACAGAAGAAGATGTGGAGACCTTATCTACCACTGCG GGAGTCACAGCTGTGCTGAATTTTCAGAGTACCGTTGAAGCTGCGAATTGGggaattgattcaaatttaatcaatgaGTCATGCCAAAAGTTTAACATccttatgattaattatccAATAAG GGATGCAGATTCTTTTGACATGAGAAAGAAACTGCCATTCTGTGTGGGTCTTTTGCTACGTTTGCTTAAGAAGAATTATCGTGTTTATGTTACTTGCACAAATGGGTTTGATCGGTCACCTGCTTGTGTAATTGCATACCTCCACTGGATGACAGATACTTCCCTTCATGCAGCTTACAATTTCGTTACTGGGTTGCATTCATGCAGACCTGATAG ACCAGCAATTGCGTGGGCAACATGGGATCTCATAGCCATGGTTGAAAGTGGCAGACATGATGGACCTTCAACCCATGCAGTGACCTTTGTCTGGAATGGACATGAG GGAGAAGATGTATGTCTGGTAGGAGATTTTACTGGAAACTGGAAAGAACCAATCAAGGCAGTCCATAAGGGTGGCCCAAGATATGAAGTTGAAGTTAGACTTCCCCAGGGGAA GTACTACTACAAATACATAACCAATGGGGATTGGAGGCATTCAACAGCTTCACCGATTGAAAGGGATGACAGAGGGAATATAAACAATGTGATTGTCATTGGCGACACGGCCAGCGTGAAACCTTCTGTTCAACAACAAAAGAAG GATGCAAACATTGTGAAGGTCATCGAGAGGCCATTGACTGAAAATGAGCGCTTTATGTTGGCAAAAGCAGCTCGATGTGTTGCTTTCTCTGTCTGTCCAATAAGGCTGGCTCCCAAGTGA
- the LOC105177129 gene encoding phosphoglucan phosphatase LSF1, chloroplastic isoform X2, protein MEKFSCMRFRKGSLTKEKSGSCSLVLERPFSPFPIHQLYLMNDLDILFNRGRVPITTWNKNICASNLRASSESSGNSGFAVFSPKFLTSQGWKYLNDQNMNNQPQTVKNTPALPFSPLVAIFTEEVSEDAEWAHGSFPLEEYVKALERSKGELYYNHSLGMRYSKITEQIYVGSCIQTEEDVETLSTTAGVTAVLNFQSTVEAANWGIDSNLINESCQKFNILMINYPIRDADSFDMRKKLPFCVGLLLRLLKKNYRVYVTCTNGFDRSPACVIAYLHWMTDTSLHAAYNFVTGLHSCRPDRPAIAWATWDLIAMVESGRHDGPSTHAVTFVWNGHEGEDVCLVGDFTGNWKEPIKAVHKGGPRYEVEVRLPQGKYYYKYITNGDWRHSTASPIERDDRGNINNVIVIGDTASVKPSVQQQKKDANIVKVIERPLTENERFMLAKAARCVAFSVCPIRLAPK, encoded by the exons ATGGAAAAGTTTTCGTGCATGCGCTTCAGAAAGGG GAGTCTTACAAAAGAGAAATCGGGTTCTTGCAGCCTTGTACTTGAGAGACCCTTCTCCCCTTTTCCCATCCATCAACTCTATCTTATGAATGatcttgatattttatttaatcgagGTCGTGTTCCTATTACCACttggaacaaaaatatttgtgcatCAAATTTGCGGGCATCCAGTGAGAGCAGTGGAAACTCTGGGTTTGCTGTATTTTCCCCAAAGTTTTTAACTTCCCAAGGGTGGAAGTATTTGAATGATCAGAACATGAACAACCAACCACAAACAGTTAAGAACACCCCTGCTCTACCATTTAGTCCTCTCGTAGCCATTTTCACAGAGGAAGTGTCTGAAGATGCTGAATGGGCACATGGGAGCTTCCCACTGGAAGAGTATGTGAAGGCATTGGAGCGTTCAAAGGGGGAGCTCTATTATAATCATTCTCTTGGTATGCGCTATAGTAAG ATCACGGAGCAAATTTATGTTGGGTCATGTATTCAAACAGAAGAAGATGTGGAGACCTTATCTACCACTGCG GGAGTCACAGCTGTGCTGAATTTTCAGAGTACCGTTGAAGCTGCGAATTGGggaattgattcaaatttaatcaatgaGTCATGCCAAAAGTTTAACATccttatgattaattatccAATAAG GGATGCAGATTCTTTTGACATGAGAAAGAAACTGCCATTCTGTGTGGGTCTTTTGCTACGTTTGCTTAAGAAGAATTATCGTGTTTATGTTACTTGCACAAATGGGTTTGATCGGTCACCTGCTTGTGTAATTGCATACCTCCACTGGATGACAGATACTTCCCTTCATGCAGCTTACAATTTCGTTACTGGGTTGCATTCATGCAGACCTGATAG ACCAGCAATTGCGTGGGCAACATGGGATCTCATAGCCATGGTTGAAAGTGGCAGACATGATGGACCTTCAACCCATGCAGTGACCTTTGTCTGGAATGGACATGAG GGAGAAGATGTATGTCTGGTAGGAGATTTTACTGGAAACTGGAAAGAACCAATCAAGGCAGTCCATAAGGGTGGCCCAAGATATGAAGTTGAAGTTAGACTTCCCCAGGGGAA GTACTACTACAAATACATAACCAATGGGGATTGGAGGCATTCAACAGCTTCACCGATTGAAAGGGATGACAGAGGGAATATAAACAATGTGATTGTCATTGGCGACACGGCCAGCGTGAAACCTTCTGTTCAACAACAAAAGAAG GATGCAAACATTGTGAAGGTCATCGAGAGGCCATTGACTGAAAATGAGCGCTTTATGTTGGCAAAAGCAGCTCGATGTGTTGCTTTCTCTGTCTGTCCAATAAGGCTGGCTCCCAAGTGA
- the LOC105177128 gene encoding uncharacterized protein LOC105177128 yields the protein MENSPEEVYVCPSFSSYSSDRLAEIAVKVAEENSSDNADEDFEFALVRQEREVLAEEFFYDGQMGPIFPVFNRDLLQNNDGGFSRSSENERVESSIAVPLSQLFIEDREDHEPDNPSSCSSSEADEMENVPAGTYCVWRPKAAEQPSPSRCKKSKSTGSGSKRWKIRDLLRRSNSDGKDSFVFLTPKNREEKSSTETPKKAKGKGKGGGSTSSGAPGSPSPHEALYVRNRAMKEGDKKKSYLPYRRDLVGFFVNVNGLGKSFPHF from the coding sequence ATGGAAAATAGCCCAGAAGAAGTGTATGTTTGCCCTAGTTTTAGCAGCTATTCCTCCGACAGATTAGCGGAAATCGCTGTAAAAGTGGCGGAGGAGAACTCAAGTGACAACGCCGACGAAGATTTTGAGTTCGCTTTGGTGCGGCAAGAGAGGGAAGTTTTAGCCGAGGAGTTCTTCTACGACGGCCAAATGGGTCCCATTTTCCCGGTATTCAACCGTGATCTTCTGCAAAATAATGACGGCGGATTCAGTAGGAGCAGCGAGAACGAGCGAGTGGAATCGAGTATTGCGGTTCCGTTGAGTCAGCTTTTTATTGAGGACCGGGAGGATCACGAGCCTGATAATCCTTCGTCGTGCTCGTCATCTGAAGCCGATGAGATGGAGAATGTTCCTGCTGGTACGTACTGCGTTTGGCGGCCGAAAGCGGCCGAACAGCCGTCTCCAAGCCGATGTAAGAAGAGTAAGTCCACTGGATCTGGGTCCAAGCGGTGGAAGATCCGGGATTTGCTCAGGCGGAGCAATAGTGACGGGAAGGACAGTTTTGTCTTTTTGACTCCAAAAAACCGGGAAGAAAAATCCTCAACCGAAACTCCCAAAAAGGCCAAGGGAAAGGGTAAAGGCGGCGGCTCCACCTCCTCAGGTGCGCCAGGATCGCCTTCGCCGCACGAAGCCTTGTATGTACGTAACAGAGCGATGAAGGAAGGGGATAAGAAGAAATCGTATCTACCCTACAGGCGAGACCTCGTAGGGTTTTTCGTTAATGTCAATGGCCTGGGTAAAAGCTTCCCGCATTTCTAG